A stretch of DNA from Pseudomonadota bacterium:
AGTTTTTTCACGTAGACTGCTAAAACAGAAAATTGCTGCTCACAGCTTGTTTATTCCTGGAAGCTCTCCAGTCTCTTTTGTCTTGACGGGTGTTGCAGTTTTCTCAGGGCTTTGGCCTCGATCTGACGGATACGTTCACGGGTAAGTCCAAAGACATCACCAACTTCTTCCAAAGTATAATCGGTCTTCTCGCCGATGCCGAGCCTCATCCTGATAACCTTCTCTTCTCTCGGAGTAAGGGTTGACAATACTTTGCTTATCTCTTCCTTGAGAGAGATACCTACGAACTCCATAAAAGGTGAAGGGGCTTTAGGGTCTGCGATGAAATCACCGAGTTTGGAGTCATCATCTCCGATCGGGGTTTCGATTGATACGGTCCCATTGGTAACCTTCATGATCTTTCTGACTTTCTCCAGGGGAAGGCCGGCTTTCAATGAAATTTCTTCGAGGTTCGGTTCTCTCCCCAGTTCCTGGAAGAGGGCTACAGTAACCTTGCCGATCTTATTCGTGGTTTCAAGTATATGGACCGGTACTCTGATGGTCCGTGCGTAATCTGCGATTGCCCTCGTTATGGCCTGCCTGATCCACCACGTTGAGTATGTAGAAAACTTGTAGCCTTTCTGATAATCATATTTTTCAGCAGCCTTCATGAGGCCCATGTTCCCTTCCTGAATAAGGTCGAGAAAGGAAAGACCCCTGTTCATGTATTTTTTGGCAATATTGATGACGAGTCTCAGGTTTGCCTGAACGAGCCTGTTCTTGACGATCTTCAGTCCATCGTCAATTTCGCTGAGTTTCACCAATTTCTGCCTTATGATCTTTGCCTCGCCATCGTCCATGAACTTCATCTGCTGTGCGATCTTCCTGATAATTTCTACGAGAATCTTCTTGTTGAGTTTGAGGTTAAGCAGGATTTCTTCTGTCTTGTTCTCGACCGTCTTCAGATTTTTCTCAAGCTCCTTCCTGCTTGGCTTATCAGTTCCCGGCAGTTTTTTCCTTATTTCTTCCTTTTTATCGTGAAGGGTTTTTATGTTTTTAATGGAGGATATGGTTTTCTTCTTATATTTCTCCTCATCTTTTTGCATATAGTTCATTTCGTCGATACTGTTGATCACATCTACTATGTTTACGGTCTCTTCCTTCAGTTGCTGACCGATTTCCAGGAGCTCGTTTACTGCCTGGGGCAACTCAAACAAGATATTCTTTGCCGTTCTTTCACCTTCTTCTATCTTTTTTGCTATCTGGTATTCTTCATCAGATGTGAGGAGTGATACGTGTCCGATATCCTTTAAATAGGCCCATATTATGTTATCGGCTCTTTCTGAAGGTAACTTTTCAGCCTCTCCCCAGTCCGTGCTCTCTTCCTCGCGTGGTTTAACCTTCTCTTGTATCGTTTCGACTA
This window harbors:
- a CDS encoding sigma-70 family RNA polymerase sigma factor, which codes for MTINNSTEVKHLVDIGMEKGFLTSDEINDFLPRNIFSPEDIEDVFDFLSESDIDIVETIQEKVKPREEESTDWGEAEKLPSERADNIIWAYLKDIGHVSLLTSDEEYQIAKKIEEGERTAKNILFELPQAVNELLEIGQQLKEETVNIVDVINSIDEMNYMQKDEEKYKKKTISSIKNIKTLHDKKEEIRKKLPGTDKPSRKELEKNLKTVENKTEEILLNLKLNKKILVEIIRKIAQQMKFMDDGEAKIIRQKLVKLSEIDDGLKIVKNRLVQANLRLVINIAKKYMNRGLSFLDLIQEGNMGLMKAAEKYDYQKGYKFSTYSTWWIRQAITRAIADYARTIRVPVHILETTNKIGKVTVALFQELGREPNLEEISLKAGLPLEKVRKIMKVTNGTVSIETPIGDDDSKLGDFIADPKAPSPFMEFVGISLKEEISKVLSTLTPREEKVIRMRLGIGEKTDYTLEEVGDVFGLTRERIRQIEAKALRKLQHPSRQKRLESFQE